A genomic region of uncultured Paludibaculum sp. contains the following coding sequences:
- a CDS encoding carboxypeptidase-like regulatory domain-containing protein encodes MKWIVFTLLAASGCLGQERPDVFTIAGTAVDAVTAKPVQRARIVLADSSSLVAELGSSITAEDGRFQFTVARGKFSLRAERSGLAPQFYGAQALYSAFGVSIVAGPGQRTDNLIFRLFPPSAISGTVLDDGGEPVEDAVVQLLRSYVAAGRRTTMTMGWVRTNDLGEYRFGRLPAGSYYLAVTGAPWYASSARLARAGASADTAMSHIAFAPAYYANTGNPRAATSIQVKSGEEAVANFSLYPKSGHSITVNCAECRSTRMRLDLTSEGILGVPSSQRVVTFYGDTRIAAVPPGRYTVRVRNEDERKPISAMAEVEVSSGDVVVSLSLQEAAKVTGTVAVRDGDRSLLTRLFVAVRNESEPNIGFTREVRPDGSFEVPVSLPGRYRMQIVGTRGVFASQVTSDDPAVRNGVIEIGSGAVRVNVVASNGVGRVKGFVRRGSEPTSGVLVVAAPAGLPSDPGAYSSFETDSDGSFDFEQLRPGEYRLFALTDTEFEWANPESIRPYLDAAVAVHVEARSLIQQDLELP; translated from the coding sequence ATGAAGTGGATCGTCTTCACGCTGTTGGCGGCGAGCGGTTGTCTGGGGCAGGAGAGGCCGGACGTCTTCACCATCGCGGGCACGGCGGTCGACGCGGTTACAGCCAAGCCTGTGCAGCGGGCTCGAATTGTACTCGCGGATTCCTCAAGCCTCGTTGCCGAATTGGGCTCATCCATCACCGCCGAGGACGGTCGATTCCAGTTCACCGTCGCGCGGGGTAAATTCAGTCTCAGGGCAGAGCGCAGTGGCTTGGCGCCGCAGTTCTACGGAGCCCAGGCGCTCTACTCCGCGTTTGGCGTTTCGATCGTTGCCGGACCTGGGCAGCGCACCGACAATCTGATATTCCGGCTGTTCCCTCCGTCCGCAATCTCCGGCACCGTCCTAGACGATGGCGGCGAGCCTGTGGAAGATGCCGTTGTCCAGTTGTTGCGTTCCTATGTGGCGGCTGGGCGTCGAACGACGATGACCATGGGGTGGGTGCGCACCAACGATTTGGGTGAGTACCGGTTCGGCCGGTTGCCGGCGGGATCGTATTATCTTGCGGTCACCGGCGCACCTTGGTACGCATCCAGCGCTAGATTGGCGAGGGCCGGTGCGTCCGCCGACACCGCGATGTCACACATCGCCTTTGCCCCTGCCTACTACGCAAACACGGGTAATCCACGGGCGGCCACGTCTATTCAGGTCAAGTCCGGCGAAGAGGCGGTTGCGAACTTCTCGCTGTATCCTAAATCCGGACATAGTATTACGGTGAACTGCGCCGAGTGCCGTTCCACCCGGATGCGCCTCGATCTCACCAGCGAGGGGATCCTTGGCGTTCCAAGCTCCCAACGGGTGGTCACGTTTTACGGAGATACGCGGATTGCGGCTGTTCCGCCTGGGCGATACACGGTGCGCGTCCGAAACGAGGACGAGAGGAAGCCGATATCCGCGATGGCGGAGGTTGAGGTCTCCTCTGGCGATGTGGTGGTCTCGCTGAGTTTACAGGAGGCTGCCAAGGTGACGGGTACAGTGGCCGTGCGGGATGGCGACAGGAGCTTACTGACCCGCCTGTTTGTCGCGGTTCGCAATGAGTCTGAGCCAAACATCGGATTCACCCGTGAGGTGAGGCCCGATGGTTCCTTTGAGGTGCCGGTGTCCTTGCCGGGCAGATACCGGATGCAAATCGTTGGAACACGTGGCGTCTTTGCCAGCCAAGTCACCTCGGACGATCCCGCCGTTCGGAACGGTGTGATCGAAATTGGATCTGGGGCCGTGCGGGTCAATGTGGTAGCCAGTAACGGCGTCGGGCGCGTGAAGGGCTTCGTCCGCCGAGGATCGGAACCAACATCCGGTGTGCTGGTTGTGGCGGCACCGGCCGGTCTTCCTTCTGACCCGGGGGCGTATTCGAGCTTCGAGACCGACAGTGATGGCAGTTTCGATTTTGAGCAACTGCGGCCCGGAGAGTACCGTCTCTTCGCTCTGACCGACACCGAATTCGAGTGGGCAAACCCGGAGTCTATCCGTCCCTATCTGGATGCGGCAGTAGCCGTGCATGTGGAAGCGCGGAGCTTAATCCAGCAGGATTTGGAACTGCCCTAA
- a CDS encoding carboxypeptidase-like regulatory domain-containing protein, whose amino-acid sequence MWSPMNVRSLWLPLMLCAILPCPLLTAQISSSERFSLSGNVTNSVTGEPVNRVLVTLLLVSGERRAAHQGQPSAQVLTDASGTFAFSDLVGGAYRVSATKPQFQGGDGGNSLVLGPSQQNLELKIHPLSTIEGTVLDLSGQPIPGANIQAVRAEVSQGRRTLSQTRSVATDDRGHYRLWNIVPGEYLIRLAGRMGGTRPFLGDNAPIVDWPEAVAPIYYGRATERASATPVVIKYGEHVTADFKEPLRAAFKIRGTLTNYTPHDKIVVELLSPDGQVVSARISVNAVNGKFVVNDVTSGVYLLRAFQGEAPAQLQAETEITVNSGPVDGIELPLQLGADVPVSSRCEDDGRGSGLRACGAEVALISSGQSHRRQGTHMRDGRASIQNVPPGEYTLQAEPFSGYVQSASMGATPLTASTKIAIRAGQKPEPIELLIRSDGGRVEGSFEANAHPTTVAVLAVPGFDTVSGPSITYCGPDGRFDLGPLAPGDYTLYAIADIEQVAYQDTDVRRGFANGVTVRVTSSGTAQVKVTGLAR is encoded by the coding sequence ATGTGGTCACCCATGAATGTGAGATCGCTTTGGCTGCCATTGATGCTATGCGCTATACTTCCATGTCCATTATTGACTGCTCAGATTTCGAGTTCCGAGAGGTTCTCTCTTTCTGGAAATGTGACGAACAGTGTCACAGGTGAGCCGGTCAATCGCGTTTTGGTGACCCTACTTCTCGTCTCGGGCGAGAGGCGCGCTGCGCATCAGGGCCAACCGTCGGCGCAAGTGCTTACCGATGCATCGGGTACGTTCGCCTTCTCCGATCTGGTGGGAGGGGCGTACCGAGTATCCGCAACGAAGCCGCAGTTTCAGGGCGGTGACGGTGGCAATTCTCTCGTGCTCGGGCCATCTCAGCAGAACCTGGAACTCAAGATCCATCCGTTGTCCACAATCGAAGGTACCGTGCTGGATCTGTCGGGCCAGCCCATACCGGGGGCAAACATACAGGCTGTACGGGCAGAGGTCAGTCAGGGGCGGCGGACCCTCAGCCAAACCCGCTCCGTGGCGACCGACGACCGTGGCCATTACAGACTCTGGAACATCGTACCCGGGGAGTACCTGATCAGACTCGCGGGCCGAATGGGCGGCACTCGCCCTTTTCTCGGCGACAACGCGCCGATCGTCGATTGGCCCGAGGCGGTGGCGCCCATCTATTACGGACGCGCGACGGAACGAGCCTCCGCCACGCCGGTTGTGATCAAGTATGGCGAGCACGTAACAGCTGATTTCAAGGAGCCTTTGCGGGCGGCGTTCAAGATCCGCGGCACGCTGACCAACTACACGCCGCATGACAAGATTGTGGTGGAACTGCTGTCTCCCGATGGGCAGGTCGTCTCGGCACGCATCTCGGTGAACGCGGTGAACGGCAAGTTCGTCGTCAACGACGTTACCTCGGGTGTATATCTGTTGCGTGCATTTCAAGGAGAAGCCCCAGCGCAATTGCAGGCGGAAACCGAGATCACTGTGAACTCCGGGCCGGTAGACGGAATTGAGTTACCGCTGCAACTCGGTGCCGACGTGCCGGTTTCGTCACGGTGCGAGGATGACGGACGAGGTTCGGGCTTGCGCGCCTGTGGTGCTGAAGTGGCGCTGATCTCTTCCGGCCAGAGCCACCGCAGGCAAGGCACCCATATGCGGGATGGCCGGGCGTCCATCCAGAACGTACCACCGGGAGAATATACATTGCAGGCGGAGCCGTTCAGTGGCTATGTCCAATCCGCCTCGATGGGGGCCACGCCGCTCACGGCCAGCACGAAGATCGCCATCCGTGCAGGTCAGAAGCCCGAACCGATTGAACTCCTGATCCGGTCGGATGGTGGCCGAGTCGAGGGCTCCTTCGAAGCGAACGCTCACCCGACAACTGTTGCAGTCCTGGCGGTGCCCGGTTTCGATACGGTTTCCGGTCCGAGTATCACGTACTGCGGTCCTGATGGCCGATTCGATCTTGGGCCGCTGGCTCCGGGCGATTACACGTTGTATGCGATCGCAGATATAGAGCAGGTAGCCTATCAGGACACGGACGTCCGGCGTGGATTCGCCAACGGAGTAACCGTGCGAGTTACCTCCAGTGGCACTGCTCAAGTGAAAGTGACGGGGTTGGCACGATGA
- a CDS encoding alpha-galactosidase — protein MCSVLLGAASGASPSAANAEARQWSAAKFLGQADTRPNLAQLIAHTKSGRFDRNLRGGRVFSIAGKQFTRGLAMPSPGDITVQLAAPARSFDAVAGVDSNDLGYYDNAGRGSVVAAIEVGGREPFRSGVLREGLPGTAVHVDLGGASEFRLKLSAVGERPKTYQAEWDQLDWADARVTMADGSVVWLADLPAGPLPAPYAPGPPFSFRYGGRESAEFLAQWKTERTSRPLDAQRTQSRVSYTDPASGLQVRVDAVTYLDYPTVEWTVYFKNTGTAPTPILENIQSIDTELERPPEGEFRLHHSIGSPNSTTDFQPLETVLAPSARKTFVAKGGRPTDADLANFNVEWAGGGAIVAVGWPAQWSAEFQRDKATRLRIKSGQEITHLRLLPGEEIRTPLIVLQFWRGGDWIDAQNVWRRWMLAYNLPRPGGQLPPPMLSSGSARQTVEMQEATEANQLQYLKHTLDAGLKLDYWWMDAGWYPYQVGWYKTGTWEVDPTRFPNGFVPIAKAAHERGVKLIVWFEPERVTDGTWLQQNHPEWLLGPAGKDKLLNLGNPEALRWVTEHVSDLIRTQGIDLYRQDFNFEPLKLWRGADTEDRQGITENKYVVGYLAYLDELHRRFPSMLMDNCASGGRRDDLETLRRAVPLWRSDYAYDPDPMQQFTYGMALWIPYFGTAFNSLDPYIFRSQMTPALGIGMVAERYDNGLPRMKALLAQWRRISEFYSADFYPLTPYAVAKSDWLAWQFHKPESGAGAIQAFRRADNSFELAKFRLRGLEAGGRYKVTDLDTEQSSVHNGRELMEAGLPVTISTRPGSVLLVYEKLPATR, from the coding sequence ATGTGCTCCGTCTTGCTCGGAGCGGCAAGCGGCGCGTCGCCATCGGCAGCCAATGCCGAAGCCCGCCAGTGGTCCGCCGCAAAATTCCTGGGACAGGCCGACACACGGCCCAACCTGGCCCAGTTGATCGCGCACACGAAATCGGGCCGTTTCGATCGCAACCTGCGTGGGGGCCGCGTCTTCTCCATCGCCGGCAAACAGTTCACCCGCGGCCTCGCCATGCCCTCGCCCGGTGACATTACCGTGCAATTGGCCGCGCCGGCCCGGTCGTTCGACGCCGTGGCCGGTGTGGACAGCAACGATCTGGGCTACTACGACAACGCGGGCCGCGGCAGCGTGGTGGCCGCGATTGAAGTCGGTGGCCGCGAACCGTTCCGCTCGGGCGTCCTGCGGGAAGGCCTGCCAGGCACTGCCGTCCATGTCGACCTGGGCGGCGCCTCTGAGTTCCGCCTCAAGCTATCCGCTGTCGGAGAGCGCCCCAAGACCTACCAGGCCGAATGGGACCAATTGGATTGGGCCGATGCCCGCGTCACCATGGCCGATGGATCCGTCGTCTGGCTGGCGGACCTGCCCGCCGGTCCGCTTCCGGCCCCATATGCGCCCGGCCCTCCTTTCTCATTTCGCTATGGAGGGCGCGAATCGGCGGAGTTCCTCGCGCAATGGAAGACGGAACGCACAAGCCGCCCCCTGGACGCGCAAAGGACCCAGTCACGCGTCTCCTACACGGACCCCGCCAGTGGACTGCAAGTTCGAGTGGACGCCGTCACTTACCTCGACTACCCGACCGTGGAGTGGACGGTTTACTTCAAGAACACAGGCACCGCTCCGACACCGATCCTCGAGAACATTCAATCCATCGACACCGAGCTGGAGCGACCGCCGGAGGGTGAGTTCCGGCTCCATCACAGTATCGGAAGCCCCAACTCCACCACTGATTTCCAGCCGCTGGAAACGGTCCTGGCGCCGTCGGCCCGCAAGACCTTCGTGGCCAAAGGCGGACGCCCCACCGACGCGGATCTAGCAAACTTCAACGTCGAATGGGCCGGCGGCGGAGCGATTGTTGCCGTAGGTTGGCCGGCACAATGGTCGGCGGAGTTCCAGCGGGACAAGGCCACGCGTCTACGCATCAAGAGCGGCCAGGAAATCACGCACCTCCGCCTGCTGCCGGGCGAGGAGATCAGAACGCCGCTCATCGTACTGCAGTTCTGGCGCGGTGGCGATTGGATCGACGCCCAGAACGTCTGGCGGCGGTGGATGCTCGCATACAACCTGCCGCGGCCCGGCGGCCAATTGCCCCCTCCGATGCTGTCGAGCGGCAGTGCCCGGCAGACCGTCGAGATGCAGGAGGCCACCGAGGCCAATCAACTCCAGTACCTGAAACACACCCTGGACGCGGGCCTGAAGCTCGACTACTGGTGGATGGACGCCGGCTGGTATCCCTATCAGGTGGGCTGGTACAAAACCGGCACCTGGGAGGTCGATCCCACCCGCTTCCCCAACGGCTTCGTACCCATCGCGAAAGCCGCGCATGAACGCGGCGTGAAGCTCATCGTCTGGTTCGAACCCGAGCGCGTCACCGACGGCACCTGGCTGCAGCAGAACCATCCGGAGTGGCTGCTGGGCCCAGCCGGAAAGGACAAGCTGCTGAACCTGGGCAATCCCGAAGCCCTGCGTTGGGTGACGGAGCATGTCAGCGACCTGATTCGCACACAAGGCATCGATCTCTACCGCCAGGACTTCAACTTCGAACCGCTGAAGCTGTGGCGCGGCGCCGACACCGAAGACCGCCAGGGCATCACCGAGAACAAGTACGTCGTCGGCTACCTGGCCTATCTGGATGAACTCCACCGCCGGTTTCCCTCGATGCTGATGGACAACTGCGCCTCGGGCGGACGCCGCGACGACCTCGAAACCTTGCGCCGCGCCGTGCCCCTGTGGCGTAGCGACTACGCCTACGATCCGGATCCGATGCAGCAGTTCACCTACGGCATGGCCCTGTGGATTCCCTACTTCGGCACCGCGTTCAACTCGCTGGACCCGTACATCTTCCGCAGCCAGATGACTCCGGCACTGGGCATTGGCATGGTGGCGGAGCGCTACGACAACGGCCTTCCACGCATGAAGGCGCTGCTCGCGCAGTGGCGCCGCATATCGGAATTCTACTCAGCGGACTTCTACCCGTTGACGCCTTATGCCGTCGCGAAATCGGACTGGCTCGCCTGGCAGTTCCACAAGCCGGAATCCGGCGCGGGCGCCATCCAGGCATTCCGGCGCGCGGACAATTCGTTCGAACTGGCGAAGTTCCGTCTACGCGGCTTGGAGGCCGGCGGTCGCTACAAGGTCACCGATCTGGACACCGAGCAGTCCTCTGTCCACAACGGGCGCGAACTGATGGAGGCAGGCCTGCCCGTCACCATCAGCACGCGCCCAGGCTCGGTCCTGCTGGTCTACGAGAAGCTGCCAGCCACGCGCTAA
- a CDS encoding right-handed parallel beta-helix repeat-containing protein: MTRRTWARRMVKTVMPLFLVAPVALAVEYHVSIKGNDGNDGSTAKPFRTISAAATVAQPGDVITVHAGTYRERVTPPRGGTSETSRIAYQAAAGETVVITGADVIRDWKVFQPGVWKATIPNEFFGSYNPYRDRIIGDWFNDKGRPHHTGEVYLNGKSLWETNLLERVLNPQASVDGRDREGSTWTWFAEVDDRNTYIYANFHDRNPNEELVEINVRDSCFYPAQPGRDFITVRGFHLKQAATQWAAPTAEQIGLIGTHWSRGWIIENNVISDSKCSCVTLGKDRKTGHNVWTNDPSKDGAIHYNEVSERALAIGWSREKIGSHIVRNNTIFNCEQAGIAGSLGAVYSQILNNHIYNVWAKRQFTGAEMGGIKLHAAIDVVIRSNRIHNAGRGLWLDWMAQGTRVTGNLFYDNTTDDIFVEVDHGPFVVDNNVLLSDISLRDWSEGGAYAHNLMAGRISSSPELNRSTPYHRAHSTALAGLSNIKGGDDRFYNNIVIGGPQPAQAASGSPVATRRFDGYGLWVYDTREAPLQAGGNVYYRGARPYGRESEPVVDNVDPKPAIVEEGGHGYLVVRFGPELERAATQRVTTGLLGRAKIPNAAYENADGSALVLDADFAGKPRNAAKPSPGPFESPGQGERRIQLW; the protein is encoded by the coding sequence ATGACGCGACGTACTTGGGCGCGGCGGATGGTGAAGACGGTGATGCCGCTGTTTCTGGTGGCGCCCGTTGCCTTGGCCGTGGAGTATCACGTGTCGATCAAGGGCAACGATGGAAATGATGGCTCGACAGCAAAGCCATTCAGAACCATATCCGCCGCGGCGACGGTGGCTCAGCCTGGGGATGTCATCACGGTGCATGCCGGGACATACCGGGAGAGAGTAACGCCGCCGCGCGGAGGCACCTCAGAGACCTCGCGGATCGCCTATCAGGCGGCCGCAGGCGAGACGGTTGTCATCACCGGCGCGGACGTTATTCGAGATTGGAAGGTCTTTCAGCCCGGTGTCTGGAAGGCAACAATCCCGAACGAATTCTTTGGTTCCTATAACCCATATAGAGATCGGATTATCGGCGACTGGTTCAACGACAAAGGGCGGCCTCACCACACCGGCGAGGTGTACCTCAATGGGAAGTCGCTGTGGGAGACGAATCTGCTGGAGCGGGTGTTGAACCCGCAAGCTTCCGTGGACGGCCGGGATCGTGAGGGCTCGACGTGGACCTGGTTCGCCGAAGTGGACGACAGGAACACCTACATCTACGCGAACTTCCACGACAGGAATCCCAATGAGGAACTTGTCGAGATCAACGTCCGGGATAGCTGCTTTTATCCGGCGCAGCCGGGCCGCGACTTCATCACCGTGCGCGGATTCCACTTGAAACAAGCCGCCACGCAGTGGGCCGCACCTACGGCCGAGCAGATTGGGCTGATCGGCACGCACTGGAGCAGAGGCTGGATCATTGAGAACAACGTCATCAGCGACTCCAAGTGTTCGTGTGTGACTTTGGGCAAAGACCGGAAGACCGGCCACAACGTGTGGACGAACGATCCCAGTAAAGACGGCGCGATTCACTACAACGAGGTGAGTGAACGGGCGCTGGCCATCGGCTGGTCGCGCGAGAAGATCGGCTCGCACATTGTCCGGAACAACACGATCTTCAATTGTGAACAGGCGGGGATTGCCGGCAGTCTGGGCGCGGTTTACAGCCAGATTCTCAACAACCACATCTACAACGTTTGGGCCAAGCGGCAGTTCACGGGCGCGGAGATGGGCGGCATCAAGCTGCATGCGGCGATCGACGTCGTAATCAGAAGCAACCGCATCCACAATGCCGGCCGCGGACTGTGGCTCGACTGGATGGCCCAGGGTACGCGGGTCACCGGCAATCTCTTCTACGACAACACCACGGATGACATCTTCGTGGAAGTGGATCATGGGCCGTTTGTGGTGGACAACAATGTGCTGCTGTCGGACATCAGCCTGCGGGACTGGTCGGAAGGCGGGGCGTACGCACACAATCTGATGGCGGGCCGCATCAGCAGTAGTCCGGAGCTGAACCGCTCGACGCCTTACCACCGGGCGCATTCGACGGCATTGGCCGGACTGAGCAATATCAAAGGCGGAGACGACCGTTTCTACAACAACATCGTGATCGGCGGACCACAGCCCGCCCAGGCCGCGAGCGGCAGTCCGGTGGCGACGCGCCGCTTCGACGGCTACGGGCTTTGGGTTTACGATACGCGGGAAGCGCCGCTGCAGGCTGGCGGGAACGTCTACTATCGCGGAGCGCGGCCCTATGGGCGCGAATCCGAGCCAGTTGTCGACAACGTTGATCCCAAGCCGGCGATCGTGGAGGAGGGCGGTCACGGGTATCTCGTTGTCCGTTTCGGACCGGAGTTGGAGCGTGCGGCGACGCAGCGTGTGACGACCGGCTTGCTGGGTAGGGCGAAGATTCCGAATGCCGCCTATGAGAATGCCGACGGTTCGGCCCTGGTGCTGGACGCGGACTTTGCCGGCAAGCCGCGCAACGCTGCCAAGCCTTCGCCCGGGCCCTTCGAGAGCCCGGGTCAGGGAGAACGCAGGATCCAACTCTGGTGA
- a CDS encoding RNA pseudouridine synthase: MITPEELKSWILSQDDTLLVINKPGHVLCHPSKHGPWSSLVGACREYLSADVLHMPSRLDRETSGLVLLACDRELGSLLQRAIQHGQVRKSYLAILEGTLANPVEVDQPLSVATGSVVRLKRAVTPGGQHAHTVFEPLEHAAGYTLTRVHPTTGRLHQIRVHAASIGHPVAGDKLYGPDETLFLRFMEHGFDEHLQAALPFHRHALHAASLVFELETGPLSFQAPLAADMAEFWQNLTPA, from the coding sequence ATGATCACCCCTGAAGAACTCAAATCGTGGATCCTCTCCCAGGACGACACTCTCCTTGTCATCAACAAGCCCGGCCACGTCCTGTGCCATCCCTCGAAACATGGGCCCTGGTCGAGTCTCGTCGGTGCATGCCGCGAGTATCTCTCCGCTGATGTCCTGCACATGCCTTCCCGCCTGGACCGCGAGACCAGCGGACTCGTCCTGCTCGCCTGTGATCGCGAGTTGGGATCCCTGCTGCAGCGCGCCATCCAGCACGGCCAGGTGCGCAAGAGCTACCTCGCCATCCTCGAAGGCACGCTCGCCAATCCCGTGGAAGTCGATCAACCCCTCAGCGTCGCAACCGGCTCGGTGGTCCGCCTGAAACGCGCCGTCACACCGGGCGGCCAGCACGCACACACCGTCTTCGAGCCGTTGGAGCACGCCGCGGGCTACACACTGACCCGCGTTCACCCCACCACCGGACGGCTTCATCAGATCCGCGTCCACGCTGCCTCCATCGGACACCCGGTCGCCGGCGACAAACTCTACGGCCCTGATGAGACACTCTTCCTGCGCTTCATGGAGCACGGCTTCGACGAGCACCTCCAGGCCGCCCTCCCCTTCCACCGCCACGCCCTCCACGCCGCGTCCCTGGTCTTCGAACTCGAAACCGGCCCGCTCAGCTTCCAGGCGCCCCTCGCCGCGGACATGGCGGAATTCTGGCAAAATCTCACCCCCGCTTAG
- a CDS encoding glucose 1-dehydrogenase, translating to MSDSTGFMSLAEAFSLEGEVALITGGATGLGRAMAHAMVSAGAQVVLVGRRKENLQAAAEELGPKAGFAVHDIAETSRAGELVADVKARYGDVSILINNAGNHFKKSIEETDEAEFRQLLDTHVTGAFTLTKAVVPGMVERGRGNILFTASMTSFFGVPRVFAYTTAKSAYLGMVRSLAVDLSPKGIRVNGIAPGFIETDISRKAMAGDPARKQKVLDRTPLGRFGLPEDIGWAAVYLCSEAARFVNGVVLPVDGGMLVGF from the coding sequence ATGTCAGACAGCACTGGGTTCATGTCTCTGGCGGAAGCTTTCTCTCTGGAAGGCGAAGTCGCGTTGATTACTGGAGGCGCTACCGGTCTGGGCCGGGCGATGGCGCACGCAATGGTGTCGGCGGGGGCACAGGTAGTCCTTGTCGGCCGCAGGAAGGAGAATCTACAGGCGGCGGCGGAAGAACTGGGGCCCAAGGCGGGCTTTGCCGTTCACGATATCGCGGAGACGAGCCGCGCGGGCGAACTGGTGGCCGACGTGAAGGCTCGCTACGGCGATGTCTCGATCCTCATCAACAACGCCGGAAACCACTTCAAGAAGTCGATTGAAGAGACGGACGAAGCGGAGTTCCGGCAACTGTTGGACACACACGTGACCGGGGCGTTCACGCTGACGAAAGCCGTGGTCCCGGGCATGGTGGAACGGGGGCGAGGCAACATCCTGTTCACGGCTTCGATGACTTCGTTCTTCGGCGTGCCTCGCGTGTTTGCCTACACGACGGCGAAGTCGGCTTATCTGGGCATGGTGCGGTCGCTGGCCGTAGATCTGTCTCCGAAAGGGATCCGTGTGAACGGCATTGCTCCGGGGTTCATCGAGACGGACATCTCGCGGAAGGCGATGGCGGGGGATCCGGCGCGGAAGCAGAAGGTGCTGGACCGGACGCCGCTGGGCCGATTCGGCTTACCGGAGGACATCGGCTGGGCCGCGGTGTATTTGTGCTCTGAGGCGGCGCGCTTTGTGAACGGTGTTGTTCTGCCTGTGGATGGAGGTATGCTGGTCGGTTTCTGA
- a CDS encoding tagaturonate epimerase family protein, translated as MANAVTLAKFSFGMGDRFAQQGKAQLAACAKAAALGADIIPVWNKSNREHLIVGSKPPSVRAEADAAVAALGWTKPYHVDADHINLGTVDGFLTASDFFTLDVADSIGKPAEPSAVDDFVRRHGDFGGAFGLTADKVRAAAGKYLFAAQDAGRIYRHIESARGAGTFVTEVSCDETDSPQTPDELLVILAALSDQKIPAQTIAPKFTGRFNKGVDYVGDPAQFEREYLDDIAVIAHAVKEFGLPANLKLSVHSGSDKFSIYPAIRRAMRSTGTGVHLKTAGTTWLEELIGLAEAGGEGLAMAKLVYAEAFAHSAELCAPYAAVIDIDAAKLPSPATVNDWSASDYASALRHDQSNPAFNVNLRQLLHVGYKVAARLGDRYLQMVCDCEESVARNVTENLFDRHIARVFL; from the coding sequence ATGGCAAATGCAGTAACACTGGCAAAATTCTCCTTCGGCATGGGCGACCGCTTCGCCCAGCAGGGCAAAGCGCAGTTGGCCGCCTGCGCGAAGGCCGCCGCTCTGGGCGCCGACATCATTCCGGTCTGGAACAAGAGCAACCGCGAACACCTGATCGTTGGTTCCAAGCCGCCCAGTGTGCGCGCCGAAGCCGACGCCGCGGTGGCCGCGCTCGGCTGGACGAAGCCCTATCACGTCGATGCCGACCACATCAATCTCGGCACCGTCGACGGCTTCCTCACCGCCAGCGATTTCTTCACGCTCGATGTCGCCGACTCCATCGGCAAGCCCGCAGAGCCCTCGGCCGTCGACGACTTCGTCCGGCGCCATGGCGACTTCGGCGGCGCCTTCGGCCTCACCGCGGACAAGGTCCGCGCGGCTGCCGGCAAATACCTCTTTGCCGCCCAGGACGCCGGCCGCATCTATCGCCACATCGAATCGGCCCGCGGCGCCGGCACCTTCGTCACCGAGGTCTCCTGTGACGAAACCGACTCGCCCCAGACGCCCGACGAGTTACTGGTGATCCTGGCCGCATTGTCCGACCAGAAGATTCCCGCCCAGACCATCGCGCCCAAATTCACCGGCCGCTTCAACAAGGGCGTCGACTACGTTGGCGATCCCGCCCAGTTCGAGCGCGAGTACCTCGACGACATCGCGGTCATCGCACACGCCGTCAAGGAATTCGGCCTGCCCGCGAACCTCAAACTCAGCGTTCATTCCGGCAGTGACAAGTTCTCCATCTACCCGGCCATCCGCCGCGCCATGCGTTCCACCGGCACCGGAGTCCATCTGAAGACGGCCGGCACTACCTGGCTCGAGGAACTCATCGGCCTGGCCGAGGCCGGCGGCGAGGGTCTCGCCATGGCCAAACTCGTCTACGCCGAAGCCTTCGCCCACAGCGCCGAACTCTGCGCGCCCTACGCCGCGGTCATCGATATCGACGCAGCGAAACTCCCGTCGCCCGCAACAGTGAATGACTGGAGCGCAAGCGACTACGCCTCGGCCCTACGGCACGACCAAAGCAATCCTGCCTTCAATGTGAACCTGAGGCAGTTGCTCCACGTCGGCTACAAAGTCGCGGCCAGGTTGGGTGATCGCTACCTGCAAATGGTCTGTGATTGCGAAGAGAGCGTAGCGCGAAACGTCACCGAGAACCTCTTCGATCGCCACATCGCGCGAGTCTTCCTGTAG